In Aliiglaciecola sp. LCG003, a genomic segment contains:
- a CDS encoding winged helix-turn-helix transcriptional regulator, whose product MIDVSLLSVMRRWYFRDGLSQREITKRTGLSRNTVRRYLKKDIAEPVYTKRQTLGKVDEFEELLISWLKREARRRRK is encoded by the coding sequence GTGATAGATGTGTCATTATTAAGTGTTATGCGTCGATGGTATTTTCGTGATGGGCTGTCCCAACGAGAAATTACTAAACGCACTGGATTGTCTCGCAATACAGTACGTCGTTATCTCAAAAAGGACATTGCTGAGCCTGTTTACACTAAGCGGCAGACCTTGGGCAAAGTCGACGAGTTCGAAGAACTGCTTATTAGCTGGCTTAAACGTGAAGCCAGGCGACGCAGGAAATAG
- a CDS encoding MFS transporter, with translation MINDPRPMIEQSPMHRFQIFAVVMCILLNALDGFDVLAISFASPGIASEWNIDRAALGIVLAMELIGMAIGSITLGNLADRFGRRPTILGCLTVMTIGMTASAFADSLDHLLIFRFLTGLGVGGMLASTNALVAEYANAKYRNLAVILMAAGYPIGAILGGSVATVLLDYYSWHAIFVFGGIVTGLFLIVSFFYLPESINFLVTKQPQNALSKINHYLQKMAHTPIAQLPEKSVSHNASSFKLLISGQYRSITILLVAAYFTHIMTFYYILKWIPKIVVDIGFEPSSAGSVLVWANVGGAIGAILLGLFASRFQLRPLLIGILVLSFCMVVIFGLGPQSLFNLSLISAATGFFTNAGVVGLYALMAEAFPAEVRGSGTGLVIGIGRGGAALGPVIAGYLFVSGFDLMDVSIAMGLGALFSAAALFYLGRVMQARLSNSPA, from the coding sequence ATGATCAACGATCCAAGACCTATGATCGAACAATCGCCAATGCATCGATTCCAAATTTTTGCAGTGGTCATGTGTATATTACTCAATGCTTTAGATGGTTTTGATGTACTCGCAATCAGCTTTGCTTCTCCCGGAATTGCTTCGGAATGGAATATTGACCGTGCTGCGTTAGGTATAGTCTTAGCAATGGAGCTTATCGGTATGGCCATCGGCTCTATTACATTGGGTAATTTAGCCGACCGCTTTGGCCGTCGCCCAACTATATTAGGCTGCTTGACAGTAATGACCATAGGTATGACCGCCAGCGCTTTTGCTGATTCGTTGGATCACCTGTTGATATTCCGCTTTCTAACCGGCTTAGGTGTAGGCGGCATGCTGGCTTCTACTAACGCACTAGTAGCAGAGTATGCGAATGCCAAATATCGTAATCTAGCGGTCATATTAATGGCGGCGGGATATCCCATAGGTGCAATATTGGGCGGGTCAGTAGCAACCGTATTACTAGATTACTATTCGTGGCACGCTATTTTTGTGTTCGGCGGCATAGTGACTGGACTTTTCCTGATTGTAAGTTTCTTTTATTTACCTGAATCAATCAATTTTCTGGTAACCAAACAACCACAAAATGCGCTGTCGAAAATTAACCATTATCTGCAAAAGATGGCACATACTCCAATAGCACAATTACCTGAAAAAAGTGTTAGCCATAATGCCTCCAGTTTTAAACTGTTGATAAGTGGTCAATATCGCAGCATTACCATTCTTCTCGTAGCGGCTTACTTTACTCATATTATGACATTTTACTACATTCTAAAATGGATCCCTAAAATTGTGGTTGATATCGGTTTCGAGCCATCATCTGCCGGTTCGGTATTGGTATGGGCAAATGTTGGTGGTGCCATTGGTGCTATTTTGCTTGGGCTTTTTGCAAGTCGTTTTCAACTTCGTCCGTTACTAATTGGGATCTTGGTATTGTCTTTTTGCATGGTCGTTATCTTTGGTTTAGGACCACAATCGCTATTTAATTTGTCGCTAATATCTGCCGCAACGGGTTTCTTTACTAATGCTGGTGTAGTCGGATTGTATGCATTGATGGCGGAAGCATTTCCGGCTGAAGTCAGAGGAAGCGGTACGGGTTTAGTCATTGGTATAGGCCGTGGCGGTGCAGCACTAGGGCCAGTTATTGCTGGTTACCTATTTGTATCCGGCTTTGACTTGATGGATGTATCTATTGCAATGGGGCTAGGAGCATTATTTTCAGCGGCGGCACTGTTCTATTTAGGTCGGGTTATGCAAGCACGGCTATCGAATAGTCCTGCTTAA
- a CDS encoding PDR/VanB family oxidoreductase produces MIDVTVINREQLTEQVVRLQLAAKNAESLPKYQAGAHIDVHLPNGLIRQYSLCTPIGSDYYEIAVLNDANSRGGSKAMHKLIKLGDTLTISEPNNHFPLVSGARKTLLFAAGIGITPILAMAEQLAATQQDFELYFCSRSQALTPYLARIEQSSWADKAHFHFTNGDSANRLNVEPLLVNAQSDNHLYVCGPVSFIEDILSKALQAGWANEQLHREYFSAAPIDHTDDQSFEILINSSGQVLNVPADCSILNVLEDNGIFIPVACEEGVCGTCVTGLLEGQADHKDVFLTDEEKQQMQKITPCCSRSKSPRLVLDL; encoded by the coding sequence ATGATTGATGTCACGGTAATAAATAGAGAACAGTTAACTGAACAAGTAGTAAGACTGCAATTAGCTGCCAAGAATGCCGAGTCGTTACCTAAATACCAAGCGGGTGCGCACATTGATGTGCACCTCCCAAATGGCTTGATCAGGCAATACTCATTGTGCACGCCAATTGGCTCGGACTATTACGAAATTGCTGTGCTGAATGATGCAAATAGTCGTGGTGGCTCTAAAGCCATGCATAAACTGATCAAACTTGGCGATACGTTAACTATCAGCGAACCTAATAATCATTTCCCGCTGGTATCAGGGGCGAGAAAAACCTTGCTGTTTGCGGCAGGTATAGGCATTACTCCTATCTTAGCCATGGCTGAGCAATTAGCAGCAACCCAACAAGACTTTGAATTGTATTTCTGCAGTCGTAGCCAGGCACTAACCCCCTATTTAGCGCGTATTGAACAATCTTCATGGGCTGACAAAGCTCATTTTCACTTCACTAACGGTGACAGTGCCAATAGGCTAAATGTTGAACCACTATTGGTAAATGCTCAATCTGACAATCATCTGTATGTATGTGGTCCAGTGTCTTTCATAGAAGACATCTTAAGCAAGGCGCTGCAGGCAGGTTGGGCAAATGAACAATTACATCGCGAATACTTCTCTGCTGCGCCGATTGACCATACTGATGATCAAAGTTTTGAAATACTGATCAACAGCAGTGGACAAGTACTTAATGTTCCGGCAGATTGCTCAATACTTAATGTATTGGAAGACAACGGAATTTTCATTCCGGTTGCTTGCGAAGAAGGAGTCTGCGGTACTTGTGTGACGGGTTTGTTAGAAGGTCAAGCCGATCACAAAGATGTATTTCTAACCGATGAAGAAAAGCAGCAGATGCAAAAAATAACCCCCTGCTGCTCACGCTCTAAAAGCCCAAGATTGGTATTAGATTTGTAA
- a CDS encoding aromatic ring-hydroxylating dioxygenase subunit alpha, giving the protein MSLQNHPMNTWYVAFTPDEITDKPFARQICGIRLVFFRNEQGKVVALEDFCPHRGAPLSLGTVENGQLVCGYHGLRMGDDGETKSMPNQRVQGFPCIKSYAVVERYGFIWLWPGDKALAKEELLPVLEWAENPNWGYGGGLYHINCDYRLMIDNLMDLTHETYVHASSIGQKEIDESPVSTKMEGQSVVTSRFMENVMAPPFWAAALRANELADDVPVDRWQICRFNLPSHIMIEVGVAHAGKGGYNADKAHKASSIVVDFITPESDTSIWYFWGMARDFKPQDTALTDTIRTGQGEIFAEDLEVLEQQQQNLLRYPDKKILKLDIDAGGVQARRMIERAIKQEQAANRPNGE; this is encoded by the coding sequence ATGTCATTGCAAAATCACCCTATGAATACTTGGTATGTCGCTTTTACACCTGACGAGATTACTGATAAACCTTTTGCTCGTCAGATATGCGGAATACGCCTTGTTTTTTTCCGCAACGAGCAAGGGAAAGTTGTTGCCTTGGAAGATTTTTGCCCTCATCGAGGCGCTCCTTTATCGTTGGGAACAGTTGAAAATGGTCAACTCGTATGTGGCTATCATGGTTTGCGCATGGGTGATGATGGCGAAACGAAAAGTATGCCGAATCAACGGGTGCAGGGTTTTCCTTGTATCAAGAGTTATGCCGTGGTTGAACGCTATGGCTTTATTTGGTTGTGGCCCGGTGATAAAGCCTTAGCTAAAGAAGAATTACTACCTGTACTGGAATGGGCAGAAAATCCTAATTGGGGCTATGGTGGTGGCTTGTACCACATCAATTGCGATTACCGCTTAATGATTGATAATTTAATGGATTTAACCCATGAGACCTATGTTCATGCCAGTAGCATAGGTCAAAAGGAAATTGATGAGTCTCCAGTTTCTACTAAGATGGAAGGTCAAAGTGTTGTCACCAGCCGTTTTATGGAAAATGTTATGGCCCCCCCGTTTTGGGCTGCTGCGTTGCGTGCTAACGAACTTGCCGATGATGTGCCTGTAGACCGCTGGCAAATTTGTCGCTTTAATTTGCCAAGTCACATAATGATTGAAGTTGGCGTTGCCCACGCTGGAAAAGGCGGATATAACGCAGACAAAGCGCATAAAGCCAGCAGTATAGTAGTTGATTTCATCACCCCTGAAAGCGACACGTCCATCTGGTACTTCTGGGGTATGGCTAGAGACTTCAAACCGCAAGACACTGCGCTTACAGATACAATCAGAACCGGACAAGGTGAGATATTTGCTGAAGATTTAGAGGTTTTGGAGCAACAGCAACAAAACTTATTGCGCTATCCTGACAAAAAAATTCTTAAGCTAGATATTGATGCCGGTGGTGTTCAGGCACGTAGGATGATCGAACGAGCAATCAAACAAGAGCAGGCTGCAAATCGACCTAATGGTGAATAG
- a CDS encoding GntR family transcriptional regulator: MTHDGQGVVSILRDKIVSGEFTAGERLAEIPTAELLGISRTPIRIAFRALEQEGLLTKLPRRGYMVRKVTHSEISGSIEVRGVLEGLAARQAAEKGLDELTIEGLKKCLLEGDKLFEKGYINQQDIEAYNVLNKRFHSLILQASGNPAIQSALQLNEHLPFASVSALAFNPSQLDREFRRFNYAHMQHHAVFEALMKRQSARSESIMREHANSTLSYAEQFDVNGSYKLVDSSL; this comes from the coding sequence ATGACACATGATGGGCAAGGAGTCGTGAGTATCTTGCGAGACAAGATAGTGTCTGGCGAGTTTACCGCCGGTGAACGTTTAGCGGAAATTCCGACTGCTGAGTTGCTGGGCATTTCGAGAACCCCAATAAGGATAGCTTTTCGCGCACTTGAGCAAGAAGGCTTACTGACCAAGTTGCCAAGACGGGGATACATGGTAAGGAAAGTCACTCATAGTGAAATATCAGGTTCAATTGAAGTCCGAGGGGTGCTCGAGGGCTTAGCAGCCCGACAAGCGGCCGAAAAGGGATTGGATGAACTCACCATCGAAGGCTTGAAAAAATGCTTGCTAGAAGGTGATAAATTATTTGAGAAAGGATATATAAATCAACAAGATATTGAGGCGTACAATGTGTTGAATAAACGCTTTCACAGCCTGATTTTGCAAGCCAGTGGAAATCCAGCGATTCAATCGGCTTTGCAGCTTAACGAGCATCTGCCTTTCGCGTCAGTCTCGGCACTGGCATTTAATCCATCACAACTTGATCGTGAATTCCGTCGCTTTAACTATGCACACATGCAACATCATGCGGTATTTGAAGCTTTAATGAAGCGCCAAAGTGCTCGCTCAGAATCGATAATGCGCGAGCATGCGAACTCAACCTTGAGTTACGCAGAACAATTTGATGTCAATGGTTCCTATAAATTGGTGGATTCATCACTGTAG
- a CDS encoding TetR/AcrR family transcriptional regulator, producing the protein MTNTNKKTARGRPRKLDPDIGLNTALKLFQQQGFENVSVAQLCNELDIPPTSLYATFGNKEQLFLQVLQRYCDGYFDVLEQSLRDSENPAQVFRNTLEKSLDFYLNTNQKTGCLLLLGNTFCKQPNIIQEISASQHSLQNKLNQRLNELGSENGNELTDVLITLLCGFAQNVRSDINEEQLYTSLEFFCAAFDC; encoded by the coding sequence GTGACCAATACAAATAAGAAAACTGCACGTGGAAGACCACGCAAGTTAGACCCAGATATAGGCCTGAACACTGCATTAAAACTATTTCAACAACAGGGTTTTGAGAATGTCTCTGTTGCACAGTTATGCAACGAACTAGATATCCCGCCCACAAGTTTGTATGCGACTTTTGGCAATAAAGAACAACTTTTCTTACAGGTTTTACAGCGTTACTGTGACGGCTATTTCGATGTGCTGGAGCAAAGCCTGCGAGACTCCGAGAATCCCGCACAAGTGTTCCGAAATACGCTAGAAAAATCACTAGATTTCTATCTCAATACTAACCAAAAAACAGGTTGTTTATTGTTACTGGGAAATACGTTTTGTAAACAGCCGAACATCATTCAAGAAATATCTGCCAGCCAACATTCGTTGCAAAATAAATTAAACCAGCGACTAAATGAACTCGGCTCTGAAAATGGCAATGAGTTAACAGACGTACTGATCACTTTGCTGTGTGGCTTTGCGCAAAATGTAAGATCAGATATAAATGAAGAGCAACTCTATACGTCGTTAGAATTTTTCTGCGCTGCCTTTGATTGCTAA